Proteins encoded by one window of Dioscorea cayenensis subsp. rotundata cultivar TDr96_F1 chromosome 6, TDr96_F1_v2_PseudoChromosome.rev07_lg8_w22 25.fasta, whole genome shotgun sequence:
- the LOC120263760 gene encoding putative germin-like protein 9-2, translated as MASFNACYGLALLIGVVSTLFISGHSGDPDILKDFMAPNGTVVDSGFFLHRDLRNSLRGAPKDVPFKVTKASSIEFPALEGQSVSLAVLQFAPGGVNAPHTHPRSAELLLVVQGWLKVGMVDSTNKLFVQFLQAGDMFVFPKGLVHFQINLDKNYPAVAISAFGGANAGTIPLPLTLFGSRIDIDLLAKSFKTDTETIEDIVSAFAG; from the coding sequence ATGGCTTCTTTCAATGCATGCTATGGCTTGGCGCTACTCATCGGTGTCGTCTCAACTTTGTTCATCAGTGGGCACTCTGGTGATCCAGACATCCTGAAAGATTTCATGGCTCCTAATGGGACTGTTGTAGATTCCGGCTTTTTCCTTCACAGAGATCTAAGGAACTCTTTGAGAGGTGCTCCTAAGGATGTGCCATTCAAGGTCACAAAGGCTAGCAGCATTGAGTTTCCGGCATTGGAAGGCCAGAGTGTATCACTTGCTGTATTGCAGTTTGCGCCCGGTGGTGTCAATGCACCGCATACTCACCCTCGTTCGGCCGAGCTCTTGCTCGTTGTGCAAGGATGGCTCAAGGTTGGAATGGTGGACTCTACCAACAAACTCTTTGTCCAGTTCCTTCAGGCCGGAGACATGTTTGTGTTCCCAAAGGGTCTAGTGCATTTTCAGATCAACTTGGATAAAAACTATCCTGCTGTTGCTATTTCCGCATTTGGTGGTGCCAATGCAGGCACAATTCCTCTTCCTCTCACACTCTTCGGTAGCAGAATCGACATTGATTTGTTGGCCAAATCCTTCAAGACTGATACTGAAACCATTGAAGATATTGTTTCAGCTTTTGCTGGTTGA
- the LOC120263759 gene encoding histidinol-phosphate aminotransferase, chloroplastic-like, protein MGVIGISNACSTSIVIARGGLGSGRRKFGCCMASAVPVEQLDGSQNPVTGDSFIRFHLRKLSPYQSILPFEVLSTRLGRKPENIIKLDANENPYGPPPEVAEALGNLKFPYIYPDPESRRLRAALAEDSGLESDYILAGCGADELIDLIMRCVLDPGDKILDCPPTFTMYEFDAAVNGALVVKVPRLPDFSLDVPRIIEVAGQEKPKCIFLTSPNNPDGSVISDADLLQILKLPILVVLDEAYIEFSNLKSKMDWVKKHENLIVLRTFSKRAGLAGLRVGYGAFPRSIIEYLWRAKQPYNVSVAAEVSACAALQNPDYLERVKNSLVQERERLYKLLKEVPFLKPFPSYSNFILCEVTCGKDAKKLKEDLAQMGVMIRHYDKKELKGYVRVSVGKPEHTDALMECLKFL, encoded by the exons ATGGGAGTGATCGGAATCTCCAACGCTTGCTCTACTTCGATCGTGATAGCCCGCGGTGGATTAGGGTCTGGAAGGCGAAAATTTGGTTGTTGTATGGCTTCCGCGGTGCCGGTGGAACAGTTGGATGGGTCCCAGAATCCGGTCACTGGCGATTCCTTCATCCGTTTTCATCTGAGGAAATTGTCGCCTTATCAATCGATTTTGCCATTTGAG GTGCTATCTACACGTCTCGGAAGAAAGCCTGAGAATATTATCAAGCTCGATGCAAATGAAAATCCATATGGCCCGCCTCCGGAG GTGGCAGAAGCATTGGGGAATCTGAAGTTTCCTTACATTTACCCTGATCCTGAGAGCCGACGTTTGCGTGCGGCACTTGCTGAAGATTCAGGTCTAGAGTCTGATTATATACTTGCTGGTTGTGGCGCAGATGAATTAATTGACTTAATCATGAG ATGTGTGCTTGATCCAGGTGACAAGATATTGGATTGTCCCCCAACATTTACTATGTATGAGTTTGATGCTGCAGTGAATGGTGCTTTGGTTGTTAAAG TACCAAGGCTACCTGATTTTTCTTTGGATGTGCCTCGCATCATCGAAGTTGCAGGACAAGAAAAACCCAAATGCATTTTCCTTACCTCACCAAACAACCCAGATGGAAG TGTTATCAGTGATGCAGATCTCCTACAGATACTTAAACTTCCCATATTGGTTGTGCTGGATGAAGCATACattgaattttcaaatttgaaatcaaaGATGGATTGGGTAAAGAAGCATGAGAATCTGATTGTTCTTCGAACATTTAGCAAAAGAgcag GTTTAGCTGGACTTCGTGTTGGCTATGGTGCATTTCCGCGTAGTATTATAGAATACTTATGGCGAGCTAAACAACCATACAATGTGTCTGTGGCTGCAGAAGTCTCTGCTTGTGCAGCCTTGCAGAACCCTGATTATCTTGAG AGAGTGAAGAATTCCCTTGTGCAAGAAAGAGAGCGGCTGTATAAACTTCTGAAAGAAGTGCCATTCTTGAAGCCATTTCCAAGTTATTCTAACTTCATTCTTTGTGAAGTTACATGTGGAAAGGATGCTAAAAAATTAAAG GAAGACCTGGCACAAATGGGTGTGATGATTCGTCACTACGATAAAAAAGAACTGAAGGGTTATGTTCGAGTCTCTGTTGGAAAGCCTGAGCACACAGATGCCTTAATGGAATGCCTGAAATTTCTTTGA
- the LOC120264003 gene encoding hydroxyproline O-galactosyltransferase GALT3: protein MKMKRWCGGSLILFLALMLTLSYTLFPSTIKAPPPSSAAGIHPPPSPPPPPKPQLLVSLPGLADLFSRSFLGLDHNLAWSHLRTLLSRSDAISGTADGVREGAVAWRELQDTLEAEKLEKVAPWRKKCPFLAGGNEGFVEIPCGFVDGSAVSIVGIPVGFNGSSTGAFRIELVGSGVSDEIREPPIVLRVNVSFGGDASKELPVVSMNSWSPDEGWGPWEQCPAPAIVAHPKVVDELVRCNEGNGESVMQEKINVSVTPSRTSKGSARMSDNMPFVEGHPFSATLWTGMEGFHLTVNGRHETSFAYREKLDPWSVSGVRLEGDLEILSCIANGLPVSEDLDVVSDIDSLKAPPLPKKRILMLVVVFSTGNNFERRMAIRRSWMQYEAVRSGEVAVRFFIGLHKNKQVNLELWKEAQTYGDIQLMPFVDYYSLITLKTITMCIFGIKILAAKYIMKTDDDAFVRIDEVLSSLKKNVPQGLLYGQIAFESSPHRDKDSKWYISPEEWPHDSYPPWAHGPGYIISRDIAKFVVQGHQERNLQLFKLEDVAMGIWIQEYKRSGKEVNYVSDDRFHNEGCESNYVLAHYQVPRTLLCLWDNLRRNHEPICCD from the exons atgaagatgaagagatggtGTGGAGGTTCTTTGATCCTCTTCCTTGCTCTCATGCTCACTCTCAGCTACACCCTCTTCCCTTCCACCATTAAAGCGCCACCGCCTTCCTCCGCCGCCGGGATCCATCCTCCACCCTCTCCACCGCCTCCTCCAAAGCCGCAACTCCTTGTCTCCCTCCCAGGTCTTGCTGATCTTTTCTCCCGTTCCTTTTTGGGTCTTGATCACAATCTTGCTTGGTCCCACTTGCGAACCCTTCTCTCCCGCTCCGACGCGATCTCCGGCACCGCCGATGGCGTTCGGGAGGGCGCCGTGGCTTGGCGCGAGCTGCAGGACACTCTAGAGGCTGAAAAACTAGAAAAGGTGGCGCCTTGGAGGAAAAAGTGCCCGTTTTTGGCTGGTGGGAATGAAGGGTTTGTTGAAATCCCTTGTGGGTTTGTGGATGGCTCGGCAGTGAGCATTGTGGGAATTCCTGTTGGTTTTAATGGAAGTAGTACTGGTGCTTTCAGGATTGAGCTTGTTGGTTCTGGGGTTTCTGATGAGATCCGAGAACCACCAATTGTGCTCAGAGTCAATGTTAGCTTCGGAGGTGATGCCTCGAAAGAGCTACCAGTTGTTTCGATGAATTCCTGGTCTCCTGATGAAGGATGGGGACCTTGGGAGCAATGCCCAGCTCCTGCCATTGTTGCTCATCCGAAAG TTGTTGATGAGCTTGTTAGATGCAATGAGGGGAATGGAGAGAGTGTGATGCAAGAGAAGATAAATGTGAGTGTGACACCTTCGCGAACATCGAAAGGGAGTGCTCGAATGAGTGATAACATGCCATTTGTTGAAGGACATCCTTTTAGTGCCACATTGTGGACTGGAATGGAGGGGTTTCATTTGACTGTCAATGGGAGGCATGAGACATCTTTTGCTTATCGAGAG AAACTTGATCCTTGGTCGGTCAGCGGAGTCAGATTGGAGGGTGATTTGGAGATCTTGTCTTGCATAGCTAATGGTTTGCCGGTCTCTGAGGATCTTGATGTAGTCAGTGATATCGACTCCTTGAAGGCTCCTCCTCTGCCAAAGAAAAGGATTTTAATGCTTGTTGTGGTTTTCTCAACGGGGAATAATTTTGAGCGCCGAATGGCAATACGGAGGTCTTGGATGCAATATGAAGCGGTGCGATCGGGAGAAGTAGCAGTGAGGTTTTTTATAGGTCTT CACAAAAACAAGCAAGTGAATTTAGAACTATGGAAAGAAGCTCAAACTTATGGTGATATCCAGCTTATGCCTTTTGTCGACTACTACAGCTTGATCACTTTGAAGACAATCACTATGTGCATCTTTGGG ATCAAGATATTGGCTGcaaaatatattatgaaaacCGATGATGATGCTTTTGTTAGGATTGATGAAGTGCTCTCTAGTCTCAAGAAGAATGTTCCCCAAGGTCTCTTGTATGGTCAAATAGCATTCGAATCCTCGCCACACAGAGATAAGGATAGCAAATGGTATATCAGCCCAGAG GAATGGCCGCACGATTCATATCCACCTTGGGCGCACGGCCCTGGATACATCATTTCCCGGGATATCGCAAAGTTTGTCGTTCAAGGTCACCAAGAAAGAAATCTCCAa TTGTTCAAACTTGAAGATGTTGCAATGGGCATTTGGATTCAAGAATACAAGCGGAGCGGCAAAGAAGTAAACTATGTAAGCGATGATCGATTTCACAACGAAGGCTGTGAATCGAATTATGTTCTTGCTCACTATCAAGTGCCAAGAACACTCTTGTGCTTATGGGATAATCTACGACGAAATCACGAACCGATATGTTGTGACtaa
- the LOC120263376 gene encoding LOW QUALITY PROTEIN: dihydrolipoyl dehydrogenase, mitochondrial-like (The sequence of the model RefSeq protein was modified relative to this genomic sequence to represent the inferred CDS: deleted 1 base in 1 codon) has translation MAMASLARRKAMALVGIGGSLRYTVAVRGFAAAAGDENDVVVIGGGPGGYVAAIKAAQLGLQTTCIEKRGTLGGTCLNVGCIPSKALLHSSHMYHEAKHAFPHHGVQFSDLKIDLSAMMAQKDKAVSGLTRGIEGLFKKNKVTYVKGYGKFISPSEVSVDTPDGGSAVVKGKHIIIATGSDVKSLPGVTIDEKKIVSSTGALALTEIPKKLVVIGAGYIGLEMGSVWGRLGSEVTVVEFAPDIVPTMDGEVRKQFQRMLEKQKMKFMLKTKVVGVDTSGEGVKLTIEPAAGGEQSTLEADVVLVSAGRVPFTDGLGLEKLGVETDKIGRITVDKKFMTNVSGVYAIGDVIPGPMLAHKAEEDGVACVEFIAGKEGHVDYDLVPGVVYTHPEVASVGKTEEQVKATGVAYRVGKFPFMANSRAKAIDDADGIVKILAEKETDKVLGVHIMSPNAGELIHEAVLALQYGASSEDIARTCHAHPTMSEAVKEAAMATYDKPIHI, from the exons ATGGCGATGGCGAGTTTGGCGAGGAGGAAGGCGATGGCGCTCGTCGGCATCGGTGGATCCCTCCGGTATACGGTCGCCGTTCGGGGATTCGCGGCGGCAGCGGGGGATGAGAATGATGTCGTCGTGATTGGCGGCGGTCCGGGTGGGTATGTGGCGGCGATCAAGGCGGCGCAGTTGGGGCTC CAAACAACTTGCATCGAGAAGCGCGGAACCCTAGGTGGAACTTGCCTTAACGTTGGATGCATCCCCTCCAAG GCGCTACTCCATTCATCTCATATGTATCATGAAGCCAAGCATGCATTCCCACACCATGGTGTCCAATTCTCTGATCTTAAGATTGACCTGTCCGCAATGATGGCACAGAAAGATAAAGCAGTCTCTGGTCTCACTCGTGGTATTGAAGGGcttttcaagaaaaacaaagttaCTTACGTGAAGGGATATGGCAAGTTTATTTCTCCTTCAGAAGTCTCAGTCGACACCCCTGATGGGGGAAGCGCGGTTGTGAAAGGAAAGCACATCATAATTGCTACTGGTTCTGATGTCAAATCCCTCCCTGGTGTCACCATCGATGAGAAGAAGATTGTTTCATCAACTGGTGCACTGGCCCTTACTGAAATCCCTAAGAAACTAGTGGTGATTGGTGCAGGCTACATTGGACTTGAGATGGGTTCAGTCTGGGGTCGGCTAGGTTCAGAGGTGACTGTCGTTGAATTTGCTCCTGATATTGTTCCAACCATGGATGGTGAGGTACGCAAGCAGTTCCAGCGCATGCTTGAGAAACAGAAGATGAAGTTCATGCTTAAAACAAAGGTGGTTGGAGTTGATACCTCGGGTGAAGGTGTGAAGCTGACTATAGAACCAGCAGCTGGTGGTGAGCAGAGCACTCTCGAAGCAGATGTTGTTCTTGTTTCAGCAGGTCGAGTTCCCTTCACAGACGGCCTTGGGCTGGAAAAGCTAGGCGTTGAGACTGACAAAATTGGGAGAATCACAGTTGATAAGAAGTTCATGACAAACGTTTCTGGAGTATATGCTATTGGAGATGTGATACCAGGGCCTATGTTAGCTCACAAGGCAGAAGAGGATGGTGTTGCCTGTGTGGAGTTCATTGCTGGTAAGGAGGGCCACGTGGACTACGATCTGGTCCCCGGGGTGGTATACACACATCCGGAGGTTGCTTCAGTCGGGAAGACCGAAGAGCAGGTGAAGGCCACTGGTGTTGCATACCGTGTGGGCAAGTTCCCGTTCATGGCAAACAGCCGTGCTAAGGCCATTGATGATGCGGACGGTATTGTGAAGATACTAGCCGAGAAGGAGACCGACAAGGTACTGGGAGTCCACATTATGTCACCGAATGCGGGGGAGCTTATACACGAGGCAGTGCTTGCACTGCAATATGGAGCCTCCAGTGAGGACATTGCTCGCACATGCCACGCCCATCCGACCATGAGCGAGGCTGTGAAGGAGGCTGCAATGGCTACCTATGACAAGCCCATCCATATATAA
- the LOC120263378 gene encoding uncharacterized protein LOC120263378: MAAAMVAFISGPSSLSHLRAVPKQALLHPLRTFFSKPYPNNLFLRSSSNGIRRRSFFIPIRPFSPVMEWQDCSAKLDIDVPCSIAFQCYSDRESIPKWMPFISSVKVLKDKPALSRWSLKYEVLGRDVEFSWLARNMQPIPNQKIHWRSLEGLPNRGAVRFFPKGPSSCSVEMSISYEVPQILVPVASALKPLLESLLLNGLERFANVAKDYQKKTSLR; the protein is encoded by the exons ATGGCTGCTGCAATGGTAGCCTTCATCTCTGGACCAAGCTCTCTTTCTCACTTGAGAGCAGTGccaaaacaagcgcttcttcatCCCCTGAGGACCTTCTTCTCAAAGCCATACCCTAACAATCTCTTCCTGAGAAGCTCCTCAAATGGGATAAGGAGAAGATCATTCTTCATCCCTATCAGACCTTTCTCTCCTGTCATGGAATGGCAGGACTGCAG TGCTAAGCTTGACATCGATGTTCCTTGCTCGATTGCGTTTCAGTGTTATTCTGATCGTGAATCGATCCCGAAATGGATGCCTTTTATATCTTCTGTGAAG GTTCTAAAAGATAAACCTGCCCTGTCTCGTTGGTCACTGAAGTATGAGGTACTTGGCCGCGATGTTGAATTTTCTTGGCTAGCTCGTAATATGCAG CCCATTCCCAATCAGAAAATTCATTGGCGATCGCTGGAAGGTCTTCCCAACAG AGGTGCAGTTCGATTCTTTCCCAAGGGACCATCTTCATGCAGTGTAGAG ATGAGCATCTCATATGAAGTTCCTCAAATTTTAGTTCCTGTCGCATCG GCTCTGAAACCTCTGTTGGAAAGCTTGCTTTTGAATGGTTTGGAACGTTTTGCAAATGTTGCAAAAGACTACCAGAAAAAGACGTCTCTTCGCTGA
- the LOC120262998 gene encoding craniofacial development protein 1 isoform X1, translating into MAPVMRVSSCFSGINGETPNQTVQDAQQHPISKEEIEEQERRARVNAAWEKMNSGLPSKFSKGLLNKPCSTGNKATTKPIPNWMVYLGMAPKKTSTSEVVLGKRAANLQNGTSEEAKKLAAAALSAVKDSASAAGRGKVEISEVRDFAGKEIEIKKLVDADSKEAAEKAKAQANPPTALDSILEQIKKKPKLSVLDKTKKDWGEFKDENKGLEEELDAYKKSSNQYLDKVSFLERTDYREFERERDARLASQARRRPDMCDDDQ; encoded by the exons ATGGCTCCAGTGATGCGGGTGAGCTCTTGCTTTTCTG GAATCAATGGTGAGACTCCAAATCAAACTGTTCAAGATGCTCAGCAGCATCCTATTTCGAAGGAAGAGATTGAAGAACAAG aAAGGAGAGCTCGTGTCAATGCTGCCTGGGAGAAGATGAATAGTGGGCTACCTTCTAAGTTTTCTAAAGGTCTCTTGAATAAGCCCTGTTCAACAGGGAACAAGGCAACAACTAAACCTATACCT AATTGGATGGTTTATCTTGGAATGGCACCGAAAAAGACATCAACGAGTGAGGTTGTTCTAGGAAAGAGGGCAGCTAATTTACAGAATGGTACAAGCGAGGAAGCTAAAAAACTTGCCGCGGCTGCTCTTTCTGCTGTTAAAGATAGTGCATCTGCTGCAGGAAGGGGAAAAGTTGAA ATATCCGAGGTTCGTGATTTTGCGGGCAAGGAAATTGAAATAAAGAAGCTTGTTGATGCTGACTCAAAAGAGGCTGCCGAGAAGGCCAAAGCACAAGCTAATCCACCCACGGCTCTTGACTCCATTCTTGAGCAGATAAAGAAGAAGCCAAAGCTCAGTGTCCTTGACAAGACCAAGAAGGACTGGGGGGAATTCAAAGATGAGAACAAAGGGCTCGAAGAAGAGCTCGACGCGTACAAGAAGAGCTCGAACCAGTACTTGGACAAAGTCTCATTTTTGGAGAGAACTGATTATCGAGAATTTGAACGCGAAAGAGATGCCCGCTTAGCTTCACAGGCTAGAAGGAGGCCGGACATGTGCGACGACGACCAATAA
- the LOC120262998 gene encoding craniofacial development protein 1 isoform X2 — translation MAAFDGSSDAGINGETPNQTVQDAQQHPISKEEIEEQERRARVNAAWEKMNSGLPSKFSKGLLNKPCSTGNKATTKPIPNWMVYLGMAPKKTSTSEVVLGKRAANLQNGTSEEAKKLAAAALSAVKDSASAAGRGKVEISEVRDFAGKEIEIKKLVDADSKEAAEKAKAQANPPTALDSILEQIKKKPKLSVLDKTKKDWGEFKDENKGLEEELDAYKKSSNQYLDKVSFLERTDYREFERERDARLASQARRRPDMCDDDQ, via the exons ATGGCGGCGTTCGATGGCTCCAGTGATGCGG GAATCAATGGTGAGACTCCAAATCAAACTGTTCAAGATGCTCAGCAGCATCCTATTTCGAAGGAAGAGATTGAAGAACAAG aAAGGAGAGCTCGTGTCAATGCTGCCTGGGAGAAGATGAATAGTGGGCTACCTTCTAAGTTTTCTAAAGGTCTCTTGAATAAGCCCTGTTCAACAGGGAACAAGGCAACAACTAAACCTATACCT AATTGGATGGTTTATCTTGGAATGGCACCGAAAAAGACATCAACGAGTGAGGTTGTTCTAGGAAAGAGGGCAGCTAATTTACAGAATGGTACAAGCGAGGAAGCTAAAAAACTTGCCGCGGCTGCTCTTTCTGCTGTTAAAGATAGTGCATCTGCTGCAGGAAGGGGAAAAGTTGAA ATATCCGAGGTTCGTGATTTTGCGGGCAAGGAAATTGAAATAAAGAAGCTTGTTGATGCTGACTCAAAAGAGGCTGCCGAGAAGGCCAAAGCACAAGCTAATCCACCCACGGCTCTTGACTCCATTCTTGAGCAGATAAAGAAGAAGCCAAAGCTCAGTGTCCTTGACAAGACCAAGAAGGACTGGGGGGAATTCAAAGATGAGAACAAAGGGCTCGAAGAAGAGCTCGACGCGTACAAGAAGAGCTCGAACCAGTACTTGGACAAAGTCTCATTTTTGGAGAGAACTGATTATCGAGAATTTGAACGCGAAAGAGATGCCCGCTTAGCTTCACAGGCTAGAAGGAGGCCGGACATGTGCGACGACGACCAATAA
- the LOC120263720 gene encoding uncharacterized protein LOC120263720 isoform X1, producing the protein MALSIHWYTILCFALIAGAFVGALWVIWVYEFRRKNEDRETEYESLFLDAGDRDRDGDVIGVRSGELWLSCWTGVNPAWLLMLRIIFPLIMISIILWDMQTYDWTIMVYYTEWTFTLVIIYFVIGACISAHGCWIYSKYHHPDNEETNGFLNGNVEEHSSVTLTYRTKQNRNMTKLQKYLEQEDKDQRAGFWGYAMQVIYQTSAGAVVLTDVVFWGLLVPLLSEHFKVNLIMASMHSVNAIFLLIDTALNSMSFPWFRMAYFILWSCAYVSFQWILHACGFTWWPYPFLELDTPWAPLWYLCMALVHIPCYGFFVLVVKAKNSFLSKFFPNAYIRSD; encoded by the exons ATGGCTCTTTCCATCCATTGGTACACCATCCTTTGTTTCGCGCTCATCGCCGGAGCATTCGTCGGAGCTTTATGGGTTATTTGGGTCTATGAATTTCGTCGGAAAAATGAAGACCGTGAAACAGAGTATGAGAGCTTGTTTTTGGATGCCGGGGATCGGGATCGGGACGGGGATGTGATCGGAGTTAGATCAGGTGAGTTGTGGCTAAGCTGCTGGACAGGAGTGAATCCAGCATGGTTGCTTATGCTAAGGATCATTTTTCCTTTGATCATGATTAGTATCATCTTGTGGGACATGCAGACATATGACTGGACCATTATGGTGTATTACACTGA GTGGACATTCACATTAGTCATCATCTATTTTGTG ATTGGTGCATGCATTTCTGCTCATGGCTGTTGGATCTATTCAAAATATCATCATCCTGACAATGAGGAAACCAATGGATTTCTGAATGGGAATGTTGAAGAACATAGTTCTGTAACATTAACTTacagaacaaaacaaaacaggAACATGACCAAACTGCAAAAATATCTTGAACAAGAGGACAAAGACCAAAGAGCTGGCTTTTGGGGGTATGCCATGCAAGTGATTTATCAG ACCAGTGCAGGCGCTGTGGTGCTGACAGATGTTGTCTTCTGGGGCCTTCTGGTACCTCTTTTGTCAGAACATTTCAAGGTCAACCTG ATAATGGCGAGCATGCATAGTGTTAATGCTATATTTCTTCTCATTGACACTGCTCTCAATAGCATG aGTTTTCCTTGGTTCCGGATGGCGTATTTCATTCTTTGGAGTTGTGCCTATGTATCTTTTCAATGGATCTTACATGCCTGTGGTTTTACATG GTGGCCTTACCCATTTCTTGAGCTTGACACTCCCTGGGCTCCTCTCTG GTATTTGTGCATGGCACTGGTTCACATTCCTTGTTATGGCTTCTTTGTCTTGGTTGTAAAGGCGAAAAACTCATTTCTGTCAAAATTTTTTCCCAATGCTTATATAAGATCAGATTGA
- the LOC120263720 gene encoding uncharacterized protein LOC120263720 isoform X3 — protein MVYYTEWTFTLVIIYFVIGACISAHGCWIYSKYHHPDNEETNGFLNGNVEEHSSVTLTYRTKQNRNMTKLQKYLEQEDKDQRAGFWGYAMQVIYQTSAGAVVLTDVVFWGLLVPLLSEHFKVNLIMASMHSVNAIFLLIDTALNSMSFPWFRMAYFILWSCAYVSFQWILHACGFTWWPYPFLELDTPWAPLWYLCMALVHIPCYGFFVLVVKAKNSFLSKFFPNAYIRSD, from the exons ATGGTGTATTACACTGA GTGGACATTCACATTAGTCATCATCTATTTTGTG ATTGGTGCATGCATTTCTGCTCATGGCTGTTGGATCTATTCAAAATATCATCATCCTGACAATGAGGAAACCAATGGATTTCTGAATGGGAATGTTGAAGAACATAGTTCTGTAACATTAACTTacagaacaaaacaaaacaggAACATGACCAAACTGCAAAAATATCTTGAACAAGAGGACAAAGACCAAAGAGCTGGCTTTTGGGGGTATGCCATGCAAGTGATTTATCAG ACCAGTGCAGGCGCTGTGGTGCTGACAGATGTTGTCTTCTGGGGCCTTCTGGTACCTCTTTTGTCAGAACATTTCAAGGTCAACCTG ATAATGGCGAGCATGCATAGTGTTAATGCTATATTTCTTCTCATTGACACTGCTCTCAATAGCATG aGTTTTCCTTGGTTCCGGATGGCGTATTTCATTCTTTGGAGTTGTGCCTATGTATCTTTTCAATGGATCTTACATGCCTGTGGTTTTACATG GTGGCCTTACCCATTTCTTGAGCTTGACACTCCCTGGGCTCCTCTCTG GTATTTGTGCATGGCACTGGTTCACATTCCTTGTTATGGCTTCTTTGTCTTGGTTGTAAAGGCGAAAAACTCATTTCTGTCAAAATTTTTTCCCAATGCTTATATAAGATCAGATTGA
- the LOC120263720 gene encoding uncharacterized protein LOC120263720 isoform X2, translated as MSWFLSRMVLLDGLSAFYFYTQWTFTLVIIYFVIGACISAHGCWIYSKYHHPDNEETNGFLNGNVEEHSSVTLTYRTKQNRNMTKLQKYLEQEDKDQRAGFWGYAMQVIYQTSAGAVVLTDVVFWGLLVPLLSEHFKVNLIMASMHSVNAIFLLIDTALNSMSFPWFRMAYFILWSCAYVSFQWILHACGFTWWPYPFLELDTPWAPLWYLCMALVHIPCYGFFVLVVKAKNSFLSKFFPNAYIRSD; from the exons ATGTCATGGTTCCTCTCCCGGATGGTTCTTCTCGATGGGCTCTCCGCTTTCTACTTCTATACTCA GTGGACATTCACATTAGTCATCATCTATTTTGTG ATTGGTGCATGCATTTCTGCTCATGGCTGTTGGATCTATTCAAAATATCATCATCCTGACAATGAGGAAACCAATGGATTTCTGAATGGGAATGTTGAAGAACATAGTTCTGTAACATTAACTTacagaacaaaacaaaacaggAACATGACCAAACTGCAAAAATATCTTGAACAAGAGGACAAAGACCAAAGAGCTGGCTTTTGGGGGTATGCCATGCAAGTGATTTATCAG ACCAGTGCAGGCGCTGTGGTGCTGACAGATGTTGTCTTCTGGGGCCTTCTGGTACCTCTTTTGTCAGAACATTTCAAGGTCAACCTG ATAATGGCGAGCATGCATAGTGTTAATGCTATATTTCTTCTCATTGACACTGCTCTCAATAGCATG aGTTTTCCTTGGTTCCGGATGGCGTATTTCATTCTTTGGAGTTGTGCCTATGTATCTTTTCAATGGATCTTACATGCCTGTGGTTTTACATG GTGGCCTTACCCATTTCTTGAGCTTGACACTCCCTGGGCTCCTCTCTG GTATTTGTGCATGGCACTGGTTCACATTCCTTGTTATGGCTTCTTTGTCTTGGTTGTAAAGGCGAAAAACTCATTTCTGTCAAAATTTTTTCCCAATGCTTATATAAGATCAGATTGA